TAGGACTTACGCAAACCTACACGTGGTAGGTAGGAGCAATTGATGAATTGCCCCTACCTGGAAATAAAGGTTTCGGCTAAAGTTTTGCGTAAGTCCTGAGCATCTTGCAGTGAGAAGTTCGTAGACACCCAGAGTTGTCCGTGGGTGGGCTTCCTTTGCTCGGAACTGTGGGAGTAGTTTCCCGCTCTTGCTGGGTTAGCTTACTTTCCTTAGAACTTAGGAAGCCTTGCCTTGGGGTAATTCGTTTCCAGCTTGTTTCTGTAAGCCGTGAGGGTATACAGGAATGAACCAGATTAAACAAAAAATGATGTTTTGACCAAAGGTCGGTTCACTGCATGGAATTTTCAATCGCTACACTCCTTGCCAATTTCACCGATGATAAATTGGTAGCTCGGAAGGTTTTAGAAAAGAAACTTGGCTGTGAAGATGAAAAAAGTTTACAAAAACTTCACATCGCCTTAGATGTTCTGGAAAAAATCGGTATTTTAGTCAAAGAACGGGGCAAGTACCGCCGTGTCTCAGAAGAGGGAATAATCGAGGCAAAACTCCGTTGTTCTAGTAAAGGCTTTTGCTTTGCTATTCAAGATGTGGAAGGAGCCGAGGATATTTACATCCGCGAAAGTCATCTGAGTAATGCTTGGAATGGCGATCGCGTTTTGGTGAGAGTTCTCAAGGAAGGCAGTCGCCGTCGCTCTCCCGAAGGGGAGGTGAAGCTGATTTTAGAACGTTCTAACCACACCTTGCTGGCACGAATTAAGCAGGTGGAAGCTGGTTTTAGGGCTGTGCCTTTAGACGATCGATTGCTGTTTGAATTGAAGATTCAACCTAACGAGGCAAAGTTAGAAGAAGCGATCGATCACCTGGTTCATGTGGAAGTTTTGCGTTACCCGTTGGCACAATATCCTCCCCTTGGTCGAGTTGTGCAAATCCTCGGTAGTGATGCCGAAGCTGCTGCTGATATAGATTTAGTTACGTGCAAACACGACCTTTCCCGGACTTTTTCGGATAATGTGTTGGAAGCAGCCGCCAAGTTGCCCAAAAAGTTACTCAAAGCAGACCTGAAAAATCGGCTAGATTTGCGTAACTTGTTTACTCTCACTATTGAAGGGGTAAATGGTGATACCAAAGTTATAGAAAACGCTTTTAGTTTAGAAAGAAACTTAGCCGGGAATTGGCTTTTGGGCGTTCATATCACCGATGTTTCTCACTATGTCCAACCTGATGAAGCTTTAGATAGAGAAGCGCTCAAACGGGGCAAATCAGTGTATTTGGGAGAATTAGTGTTGCCAATTTTGCCCCCAGCAGTCGTAGAACGCTGTTCTTTAGTACCTGGGAGCGATCGCTTAACCATCTCTTTCTTAATTACCATTGATCCCCAATCTGGAGAAGTGCTGGAGTGGGAAATTCAACCCAGTGTCATTAACGTAGAGACTGCACTGAGTACGGAACTTGCTCAAGCAATTCTCACTGGTGTTGCACAAGATAAATCATCACAGGTTTCCCAAATTCTGCAAGACCTCCAAGCCTTGCAAACAGCCGTAAAACAGGTACGTTTGAATCGTGGTAGCCTCCAGTTGAATCTGCCACCCAGTCAAAACGCCTATTATGATGAAGGGATTCTCGGCGCTGTGGTGGTGAATGATTTACCAGTGCGATCGCTACTCACGGAGTTGGTACTGTTAGTTAATCAACTGGTTGCAACTCACTTAAATGCTCTTGGTGTTCCTGCCATTTGGCGAGTCCAAGGTACACCCGATGTCGAAGATGTCCAGGAAATGCTGAAATTGGCAGTCAATTTAGGCGTTGACCTCACATTAGATCCAGAAGTCGATATCCAACCCTTAGATTATCAGCATTTGACCACAGCTTTTGCAGAATCTCCCTCTGAGCAAGTTCTGACTTACTTATTACAAGATACCCTCAAGCCGTCGGCATACAGCACCACCAAAGGATCTCACTTTGGTCTGGCACTACCGCAATATGTTCACTTTAGCGCTCCCTTGCGGCGTTACCCAGATTTGTTGATGCAGAGAGTGTATTACACCCTACTCGAAAACGGACGCGATCGCCGCAATACCCGTGTGAGAGAGCGCGTTAACCTGCGCCACTCCTCCAGCCACGAGGAAATTAACTGGAACGTTTTACCCCCAGAATTGCAGCAAGAACTCCAAAGCGATTTAACTAGGGTAATTGTCCAACTCAACGATCGAGAAAAAGAAGTCCAAGAAGCTGAAGCTGATTTAGCCGGACTGCAAAAAGCCCAACTGATGAAGCAACGCATCGGCCAGGTATTTCAAGGCGTGATTACCGGCGTTCAATCCTACGGTTTCTTTGTGGAAATTGAAGTACCAGCCGCCGAAGTGGAGGCCAGCAGTAATCCTGGTGTGCCTTTAAGGGTAGAGGGATTGGTACACGTCAGTTCTCTTAAAGACGATTGGTATGAATATCGCGCCAGACAACAGGCATTGTTTGGGCGGAAAAATCGCGCTTCTTATCGATTGGGCGATCGCGTCGCCGTGCAAGTTAAGAGTGTCGATTACTACCGTCAACAAATTGATTTGGTAACAGTCGGCAGCGATGGTCTAGCTAAAGGGTTAACTGGTAATGGTTCTAATGAGGAACTTTCAGACCTATACTTACCAAATGACATGGAGCCTGATGACCTAGATCCTTACTCGGAAGATGAGTAAAGTTAAAAAGCAGGGGAGCAGGGAGCAGGGGAGAAAAACCAGGCCACTTACGGTTGTTGCTCTCAACCAAGGAAAGAATTGGAGCAACGGTGCTTTCGCCTACAAGAGGCGAGGTTTGTACCTTTCCCCCTACCCCCTGCCCCCTGCCCCCTGCCTCTTATAAACTAAACCCTACGTGTCAAATAACACCAAGCCTTTAATTTTAGGCGTATCGGGCGCATCTGGTCTAATTTACGCTGTTCGCGCGATCAAATTTTTGCTAGAAGCGGATTATAGGATTGAATTGGTTGCCTCTAAATCTACTTACATGGTTTGGCAGTCAGAACAGGAAATTCGGATGCCACCAGAACCAATTCAACAAGAACAATTTTGGCGAGAGCAAGCGGGAGTTGCCCTTTCGGGTAAACTCCGTTGCCATCCTTGGGGTGACGTTGGAGCCGGTATTGCCAGTGGTTCCTTTGCCACTCTGGGGATGATAATTATTCCATGCAGCATGAGTACAGTCGCAAAGCTAGCAGTTGGCTTGAGTTCCGATTTACTAGAACGGGCAGCAGATGTCCAACTCAAAGAAGGGCGAAAATTGGTCATTGTCCCGCGAGAAACGCCTTTTAGCTTAATTCACCTGCGGAACTTAACCTCTTTAGCTGAAGTTGGAGTGAGAATCGTCCCCGCTATTCCCGCCTGGTATCATAATCCCAAAAGCATCGAGGATTTAGTTGATTTTGTAGTTGCCCGTGCTTTAGATCAACTAGATATTGACTGCATTCCAATTCAGAGGTGGGAAGGTCGTCACTAACGCTCTCGGTGGACTCATCAGAAATTTCACAATAGTCCTAAAAGGGTAATGATAGAGATGGCTGATAGTGTCAGTAGTCAGTGAACAGTAATTAGTGAAGAGTAATCAGACTGATAACTGACCACTGACCACTGACAACTAACCACTGACAACTGACAACTGACAAAATTGCTATGGCTGTAATTCGCTTAATTCTATTAGTGGCAGTACTGGGAGGACTAACACTGTTGTTAGTTCAAAATTTTTCACCTGCCCTATCGCTAGTATTTTTGGGCGTGCGAACTCAACCATTACCACTAGCGATATGGATTTTGTTCAGTACTACCGCAGGTGCTTTCACATCTGTATTGATTGCTACCTTGTTTAACTTATCCAATTATTTTGGGGCGGGACAACGCCAAACTCCTGACCGCCGAAGCACAACTTCACCTCGAACAAAGGCAACCCGACGAGAAGAACCTACATATCGCCCTGCCAGTCCTCCACCACCAGCTAGTAAAAAAGATGAGCCTACTAGTGATGAATTTGATGATTGGGAGACAAATGGCAGTAGAGATGATGATTGGAACTTTGATGAAAAGTCAGAAGAAGCGCCTACTCCTAATCCTCAACCTCAACCTACTAAAGACTCAAAAACTTACGAACGTCAATCAGAAGTCAAAAGCAGTTCTCAATCTGGTTCAGTTTACTCCTATAGCTACCGCGAACCAAAAAATACCGCTGCCGGAAAAACTGAATCAATTTATGATGCCGATTACCGGGTAATTATCCCCCCTTATCAGCCGCCAACTCCTAATCAAGCGGATGATGATGATTGGGAATTTTTTGAGGATGATGAAGATTTTGAGGATGATGATAAACGCCCCCGTCGGTGAGACATAGCCCCTGCTACGTCTCTACTTGATACCACATCGCTCTCTAGACTCCTGTTTGACCTTACCAGTCATGGCAGCTTCCTGCAAAGCCATGAAAGCATTTAAATCTTCTAAGTCATACGGGGTAGTCAACAGTTGTCGTAGTTGATTTTCAGCTTCCACTGTCAAATAGCCAGTTGCTAAAGCTGTTTGTACAACGTCACGAATTCTATTCATAGTTGACGCCTCATTCATCCTATATTTATTCATTCAGCCTTATTGGGGTGAAATATGCAGTAGTTTTTGTACCGAAACTTCTCTCTTTATAAAGATTTTTTGGGCGATCGCAGGATATAAGTCATTATTTACACCCGTATGGGAAGCATTGAATTGAACAGTGGCTTGTGATAACTAGATTTTTAGACTAACGACACCGTGCTGTTAGAAACACAGTATTGTGTATACTCAAAAATACCCACTAAAGTAAAAATTCGGATTATTTAAATAGACAGATATTATTTGGATAAAGTTTCAAACAAGCTATGTTAATTTTTTTGTTAAGCATTGCAATCTATATACGGCAATTACCAGGTTATATCAGGAAAATTACTACATTCTTGAAAAATTTATCGTTGATTACTTATGGTAATTTCTCAGAAATACCGTTAATCTATTGCTTGAGTTACTTTAAATACATTAATAAGAGCAGTTAATTGCTCTTAAATAGAGGATGAATTTGGAGAAACTCAAAATATTGCTAGTTAGAAAAGTTATGCGTAAATTTGATATCCCCAAAGGAAAAGCCTTGATACCCGTTGAAAATAAATTTATTGGAGGTTTACTTTGTGATTTGATTCCTGCGGAAATTGCTAATGTTCAGTGTTCAAAGTCTTAGAAAATCAAATGCGTTGGCGCAGCCCAACCCATGTATCGCTTGAACACGCACGGATGAGTCGTTGGGTTTATAATTTTAAACTGTGACTCAGTACTCAGAACTCATAAATGGAGCGAAGCAACTGGTGGACAGTTTATTACAAGGAGTCAATCTATACTTAATTGGGATGATGGGTGTTGGTAAGACGACAGTAGGGCCCTTACTAGCAAAGCATTTGGCTTATGGGTTTGTGGATATCGATGGTGTCATTGCCAAAGCAACTGGTAAATCTGTCAGTCAGTTATTTGCAGAAGTGGGTGAAGCAGCGTTTCGCCAAATTGAGAGTGATGTACTTTCACAAGTTTGCGCTTTTACAAAATTGACTATAGCAACTGGTGGGGGTATTGTATTACGGCGAGAAAATTGGGGTTACTTGCACCACGGTTTGATCGTATGGCTAGATGTGCCAGTTGAAATCATTTACAGCCGTTTAGCTGAGGATACCACCAGACCACTCTTGCAAGATGCTGACCTCAAGGGTAAATTGCGATCGCTCCTCGAACAACGAACACCACTTTACTCTCAAGCTGATTTGCACATCACTGTCCAAGAGGGAGAAACACCTGAAGACATTGCCAACAGAATAATTGAGGTAATTCCTAGCGTTCTCAAACCACAAGTCTCTCATTTATAGGGAATATTAATCTAACTGTGTCTGCCAAAGATATTTTTCATCAATCAGTTAAAAAAGCTTTGCAAAAAGAACAATGGAGGATTACGAGCGATCCGTTAAAATTTAAATTTGGGGAAGTCAATTTCCAAATTGATTTAGGCGTAGAGAAAATAATTGCCGCAGAAAAAGGAAATGAAAAAATAGCAATTGAAATCAAAAGCTTTTTAAACCCCTCGGCAATTACAGATTTTTACTCTGCTTTGGGACAATTTCTTAGTTACCGTCTAGCATTAGCAGGATATGAACCAGAGCGAGTCTTATACTTAGCAGTTCCATTGGATACGTACAAAACATTTTTTCAACTGGAGTTTACTCAAACTGCGATCAAACAGTATCAGGTGCTATTAATTGTTTACAATCCAGTAGATGAGGTGATTGTAGAGTGGATAAACTAACAAAATATCAAGAGTATGTTAAAACATTGTTGACGAACTATGCCAGTGATGATGTCTCGGATAACGATGTCGAAGTCCAACTCACTTTAGACACAGAACGCAATCATTATCAATGGATGAATGTCGGTT
This Nostoc sp. KVJ3 DNA region includes the following protein-coding sequences:
- a CDS encoding ribonuclease R family protein codes for the protein MEFSIATLLANFTDDKLVARKVLEKKLGCEDEKSLQKLHIALDVLEKIGILVKERGKYRRVSEEGIIEAKLRCSSKGFCFAIQDVEGAEDIYIRESHLSNAWNGDRVLVRVLKEGSRRRSPEGEVKLILERSNHTLLARIKQVEAGFRAVPLDDRLLFELKIQPNEAKLEEAIDHLVHVEVLRYPLAQYPPLGRVVQILGSDAEAAADIDLVTCKHDLSRTFSDNVLEAAAKLPKKLLKADLKNRLDLRNLFTLTIEGVNGDTKVIENAFSLERNLAGNWLLGVHITDVSHYVQPDEALDREALKRGKSVYLGELVLPILPPAVVERCSLVPGSDRLTISFLITIDPQSGEVLEWEIQPSVINVETALSTELAQAILTGVAQDKSSQVSQILQDLQALQTAVKQVRLNRGSLQLNLPPSQNAYYDEGILGAVVVNDLPVRSLLTELVLLVNQLVATHLNALGVPAIWRVQGTPDVEDVQEMLKLAVNLGVDLTLDPEVDIQPLDYQHLTTAFAESPSEQVLTYLLQDTLKPSAYSTTKGSHFGLALPQYVHFSAPLRRYPDLLMQRVYYTLLENGRDRRNTRVRERVNLRHSSSHEEINWNVLPPELQQELQSDLTRVIVQLNDREKEVQEAEADLAGLQKAQLMKQRIGQVFQGVITGVQSYGFFVEIEVPAAEVEASSNPGVPLRVEGLVHVSSLKDDWYEYRARQQALFGRKNRASYRLGDRVAVQVKSVDYYRQQIDLVTVGSDGLAKGLTGNGSNEELSDLYLPNDMEPDDLDPYSEDE
- a CDS encoding flavin prenyltransferase UbiX, translating into MSNNTKPLILGVSGASGLIYAVRAIKFLLEADYRIELVASKSTYMVWQSEQEIRMPPEPIQQEQFWREQAGVALSGKLRCHPWGDVGAGIASGSFATLGMIIIPCSMSTVAKLAVGLSSDLLERAADVQLKEGRKLVIVPRETPFSLIHLRNLTSLAEVGVRIVPAIPAWYHNPKSIEDLVDFVVARALDQLDIDCIPIQRWEGRH
- a CDS encoding LapA family protein, with the protein product MAVIRLILLVAVLGGLTLLLVQNFSPALSLVFLGVRTQPLPLAIWILFSTTAGAFTSVLIATLFNLSNYFGAGQRQTPDRRSTTSPRTKATRREEPTYRPASPPPPASKKDEPTSDEFDDWETNGSRDDDWNFDEKSEEAPTPNPQPQPTKDSKTYERQSEVKSSSQSGSVYSYSYREPKNTAAGKTESIYDADYRVIIPPYQPPTPNQADDDDWEFFEDDEDFEDDDKRPRR
- a CDS encoding shikimate kinase, whose product is MDSLLQGVNLYLIGMMGVGKTTVGPLLAKHLAYGFVDIDGVIAKATGKSVSQLFAEVGEAAFRQIESDVLSQVCAFTKLTIATGGGIVLRRENWGYLHHGLIVWLDVPVEIIYSRLAEDTTRPLLQDADLKGKLRSLLEQRTPLYSQADLHITVQEGETPEDIANRIIEVIPSVLKPQVSHL
- a CDS encoding XisH family protein; the encoded protein is MSAKDIFHQSVKKALQKEQWRITSDPLKFKFGEVNFQIDLGVEKIIAAEKGNEKIAIEIKSFLNPSAITDFYSALGQFLSYRLALAGYEPERVLYLAVPLDTYKTFFQLEFTQTAIKQYQVLLIVYNPVDEVIVEWIN